Proteins from a genomic interval of Corythoichthys intestinalis isolate RoL2023-P3 chromosome 3, ASM3026506v1, whole genome shotgun sequence:
- the isg15 gene encoding ubiquitin-like protein ISG15, with protein MEITITLLTGTSQTLTVRPEDTVGTLKNLIEAKMGIPAHTQKLLMGGSQRTALENDHSTVDSYGLRAGSTVCLLVKESEIIQVFLRNERGQLSTYEIDESEGVSDFKLKVEKREGVPVSQQRLIHQGRELASGKLSDYNVKALSTIDMTFRLRGG; from the coding sequence ATGGAGATCACCATCACACTGCTGACTGGGACCTCCCAAACTCTGACGGTACGTCCCGAAGACACCGTGGGAACGCTTAAAAACCTCATCGAAGCCAAGATGGGGATCCCCGCTCATACGCAGAAGCTGCTGATGGGGGGCAGCCAAAGAACGGCTCTCGAAAACGACCACTCCACCGTCGACTCCTACGGCCTGCGGGCCGGATCGACGGTTTGCCTGCTGGTTAAAGAGTCCGAGATCATCCAGGTGTTCTTAAGAAACGAAAGGGGCCAACTGAGCACCTACGAGATCGATGAAAGCGAGGGGGTGAGCGACTTCAAGCTCAAGGTGGAGAAGAGAGAGGGCGTTCCGGTGAGCCAGCAGAGGCTCATTCATCAAGGCCGTGAACTGGCGAGCGGGAAACTGTCCGACTACAACGTCAAAGCTTTGAGCACCATCGACATGACCTTCCGCCTGAGAGGAGGCTGA